A window of Ananas comosus cultivar F153 linkage group 4, ASM154086v1, whole genome shotgun sequence contains these coding sequences:
- the LOC109709413 gene encoding LOB domain-containing protein 1-like encodes MEHSSDTTTTTTTTTTATTTGTTTFPYRHASSPTSSSSPASSPPPPLPLSSSPPVVLSPCAACKILRRRCVDKCVLAPYFPPTEPLKFTTAHRVFGASNIIKLLQDLPESQRADAVSSMVYEANARIRDPVYGCAGAICQLQKQVNELKVQLARSQAELVATRTQHANLLALLCVEAVQQQHQQQQPQPPSSPALLPAAAVTPYGFQNDGLLFVDDCSSVWEEPLWT; translated from the exons atGGAACATTCAAGtgacaccaccaccaccaccaccaccaccaccactgcGACTACGACAGGGACAACAACATTCCCGTACCGCCACGcgtcgtcgccgacgtcgtcgtcgtctcccgcgtcttcccctcctcctcctctgccgctgtcgtcgtcgccgcccGTCGTGCTGAGCCCGTGCGCGGCGTGCAAGATCCTGCGCCGCCGGTGCGTCGACAAGTGCGTGCTCGCGCCCTACTTTCCCCCCACCGAACCCCTCAAATTCACCACCGCGCACCGCGTCTTCGGCGCCAGCAACATTATCAAGCTACTGCAG GATCTTCCGGAGAGCCAGCGCGCGGACGCGGTGAGCAGCATGGTGTACGAGGCCAACGCGCGAATCCGCGACCCGGTCTACGGCTGCGCGGGCGCGATATGCCAGCTGCAGAAGCAGGTGAACGAGCTCAAGGTGCAGCTGGCGCGGTCCCAGGCCGAGCTGGTGGCGACCCGAACGCAGCACGCCAACCTCCTCGCCCTCCTCTGCGTCGAGGCCgtgcagcagcagcaccagcagcagcagccgcagccgccTTCTTCTCCTGCGCTCCTCCCTGCAGCTGCAGTCACCCCTTACGGATTCCAGAATGACGGCCTGCTGTTCGTCGACGATTGCTCGTCGGTGTGGGAAGAACCACTTTGGACATGa